Proteins encoded by one window of Alphaproteobacteria bacterium:
- a CDS encoding MFS transporter: protein MNKLTREQKEAIGLLQIGTFLEYFDFMLYVHMAVLLNELFFPPTDPHTASLLTALAFCSTWVFRPFGALIFGYIGDNIGRKTTVIITTVMMAISCIVMANLPTYAQIGIGAAWIVTICRIVQGFSSMGEIIGARIYVAEITKPPVAYPAVSSIGVAAAFGSMASVGVAALTTSYGFNWRMAFWIGACIAVVGSVARTRLRETPEFVNMKLKLNLLIEKYEKTNSGKAEKLSLDVHKFHKEKIARPTIFSYFLLQCGWPISFYLAYMYCNPFLKSVCHYSSSDIIFHNFMLTIVQTLQAFIWCVVSYYIHPLKIIRAKGLVFLGLAFLLPVCLFYQVSALSVFLVQALIMLFNIGEGPAQYIILKQLPVYKRFTASGFIYALGRAVTYIITSFGFVYLTKWFNAWGTLVITLPFCLGFFWSVRHFEKLENLRPNEHLLRPTNHAEHSHAA from the coding sequence ATGAATAAGCTGACCCGCGAACAAAAGGAGGCAATTGGCCTTTTGCAAATCGGGACATTCCTTGAATATTTCGATTTTATGTTATATGTGCACATGGCTGTGTTGCTGAATGAGCTCTTTTTTCCACCAACCGATCCTCATACGGCTTCCTTACTAACCGCCCTTGCGTTTTGTTCCACGTGGGTGTTTCGTCCATTTGGGGCCTTAATTTTTGGATACATTGGTGATAATATTGGTCGAAAAACAACGGTTATTATTACAACCGTGATGATGGCCATATCCTGCATTGTCATGGCCAACTTGCCCACTTACGCACAAATAGGGATCGGCGCGGCATGGATTGTTACAATTTGCCGCATTGTGCAGGGGTTTTCGTCCATGGGAGAGATTATAGGGGCGCGAATCTATGTTGCCGAGATCACAAAACCACCCGTTGCCTACCCTGCAGTTTCTTCTATAGGAGTCGCTGCGGCCTTTGGATCAATGGCTTCCGTTGGTGTTGCAGCGCTAACAACGTCCTATGGGTTTAATTGGCGAATGGCCTTTTGGATTGGAGCGTGCATTGCTGTTGTTGGATCTGTGGCCAGAACACGCCTACGAGAAACTCCCGAATTCGTAAATATGAAACTTAAATTAAATCTACTAATCGAAAAATATGAAAAAACAAATTCCGGAAAAGCGGAAAAATTATCGCTAGATGTTCATAAATTCCATAAAGAAAAAATCGCACGACCAACGATCTTTAGTTACTTCCTTCTTCAGTGTGGTTGGCCAATTTCGTTTTATCTGGCATATATGTACTGCAACCCTTTTCTAAAAAGCGTTTGTCATTATTCATCAAGCGATATCATCTTTCATAATTTCATGCTAACCATCGTACAGACTCTGCAGGCCTTTATATGGTGCGTCGTCAGCTATTATATTCACCCTTTAAAAATTATACGCGCAAAAGGTTTGGTTTTTTTGGGGCTGGCCTTTCTTTTACCTGTTTGTTTGTTTTATCAAGTAAGCGCATTATCGGTGTTTTTGGTACAAGCTCTTATTATGTTATTTAATATCGGCGAAGGTCCCGCTCAATATATTATATTGAAGCAACTGCCTGTTTACAAACGCTTTACCGCTAGTGGGTTTATCTATGCATTAGGGAGGGCTGTGACTTATATTATCACGTCATTCGGGTTTGTTTACTTGACGAAATGGTTCAATGCCTGGGGAACCCTTGTTATTACATTGCCATTTTGTCTAGGTTTTTTCTGGAGTGTGCGTCACTTTGAAAAACTAGAAAACCTTAGGCCCAATGAACACCTTCTAAGGCCAACAAACCATGCCGAACACAGTCACGCAGCTTGA
- the dnaN gene encoding DNA polymerase III subunit beta, protein MKLTVEKGPFLKALSHGQSVVEKRTTVPILSHVLVSASAEGLSLTSTDMDMALIETIPAQVEESSTTCVQAHLLHEVVRKLSDRTPISLVVDHEKGHMVITSGRSRFELPCLDPTDFPQITQSELSHYFPLPAPVLKLLIDKTKFSMSGEEARFHLNGIHFHQLKSDDGREILRTVATDMHRLACVDCDSPEAAIGMPGVIVGRKTITEVRKLLDEANKPITVGLSNARIEFAIEGDGTRSVLSSRLVDGTFPDYQGAITVENDKSLIVHTKAFAEAVDRVGTVVNDKVRAIKARVTENQVLISAVSNELGSATEELDVDFAYEEPIEVCFNVRYLMDIAQQIETEEMEILLADGDSLALIRAAGKNAAENNNATFVLMPMRV, encoded by the coding sequence ATGAAATTAACAGTTGAAAAAGGGCCATTTTTAAAGGCCTTATCACACGGGCAAAGCGTTGTTGAAAAACGGACAACCGTCCCCATCCTGAGTCATGTTCTGGTGTCTGCCTCTGCCGAGGGGTTGTCGTTAACGTCGACCGACATGGATATGGCCCTAATCGAAACAATCCCAGCCCAGGTCGAAGAATCGTCAACCACGTGTGTTCAGGCCCATTTACTGCACGAGGTTGTCCGAAAACTAAGCGATCGCACGCCAATCAGCCTGGTCGTTGATCATGAAAAAGGGCACATGGTGATCACATCGGGACGGTCCCGGTTCGAGCTTCCCTGTCTGGATCCGACAGACTTCCCCCAAATCACACAAAGCGAACTGTCGCATTACTTTCCCCTGCCGGCACCGGTTCTAAAGCTCCTTATCGACAAAACAAAATTTTCCATGTCCGGGGAGGAAGCACGATTCCATCTAAATGGGATTCATTTCCATCAGTTGAAATCGGATGATGGGCGGGAAATTCTGCGCACCGTTGCAACTGATATGCATCGCCTGGCTTGCGTTGATTGCGACAGTCCAGAGGCTGCCATTGGTATGCCCGGCGTTATTGTGGGGCGCAAAACAATCACCGAAGTCCGCAAATTATTGGATGAAGCCAACAAACCCATTACCGTCGGATTATCAAATGCGCGTATCGAATTCGCGATCGAGGGCGATGGAACGCGGTCCGTGCTCAGCTCGCGCTTGGTTGATGGCACATTCCCCGACTATCAGGGTGCCATAACGGTCGAAAATGACAAAAGCCTGATTGTGCACACAAAAGCATTCGCAGAGGCCGTAGACCGTGTTGGAACCGTGGTCAATGATAAAGTACGCGCGATCAAGGCAAGGGTGACAGAAAATCAGGTGTTGATATCAGCCGTCAGTAATGAATTGGGCAGCGCCACAGAGGAATTAGACGTTGATTTTGCATACGAAGAACCCATCGAAGTTTGTTTTAATGTGCGGTATCTAATGGATATTGCACAACAAATTGAAACCGAAGAAATGGAGATTTTATTGGCTGACGGAGATTCGCTAGCGTTAATTCGCGCTGCGGGCAAGAATGCGGCTGAGAATAATAATGCAACGTTTGTATTGATGCCGATGCGAGTGTAG
- a CDS encoding RNA polymerase factor sigma-32 has product MDFLNANSHRSDLNYVRTFMNMPFLEREKEQELAYAWKEDRDEKARHELICSYMRLVISTAIRYRHYGLPLSDLIQEGNMGLMHAAERFEPVREVRFSTYAKWWIRASIQEFILRNWSIVRAGTTSAHKALFFNLNRLRAQLSQTTADPMNHDERCEIADLLQVSIQDVEIMGNRLSGHDLSLSNPISEFGDDDWQAQISDTRPTPEEASMEEDDTQSRRSWITGAMQCLDDRETYIISKRRLIDPPKTLESIGKKLSITKERARQIEAKALRKMKYYLLESIHDVKYIIKR; this is encoded by the coding sequence ATGGATTTTTTAAATGCAAATTCTCATCGCAGTGATTTAAATTATGTTCGTACTTTTATGAATATGCCCTTTCTTGAGAGAGAGAAAGAGCAAGAGCTTGCCTATGCGTGGAAAGAGGACAGAGATGAAAAAGCACGTCATGAATTGATCTGTTCCTATATGCGGTTGGTTATTAGCACGGCCATTCGGTATCGACATTATGGTCTACCATTAAGCGATTTAATCCAAGAAGGCAACATGGGATTAATGCATGCCGCCGAAAGGTTCGAGCCGGTTCGCGAAGTTCGATTTTCAACCTATGCCAAATGGTGGATACGCGCCAGCATTCAGGAATTTATTCTGCGCAATTGGTCAATTGTCAGGGCGGGCACCACAAGCGCCCACAAGGCCCTTTTTTTTAATCTGAACCGCCTGCGTGCACAATTATCCCAAACAACAGCGGATCCAATGAATCACGATGAACGGTGTGAAATTGCCGATCTGTTGCAAGTCTCCATCCAGGATGTGGAAATTATGGGAAATCGTCTATCCGGGCATGATTTATCCCTCAGCAATCCGATAAGTGAATTTGGGGATGATGATTGGCAGGCCCAAATTTCCGATACGCGACCAACCCCAGAGGAAGCCAGCATGGAGGAGGATGATACCCAATCCCGTCGGTCATGGATTACGGGTGCAATGCAGTGCTTGGATGATCGCGAGACATATATCATTTCAAAACGACGATTGATAGATCCCCCAAAAACACTGGAAAGTATTGGAAAAAAACTATCCATCACAAAAGAAAGGGCCCGCCAAATCGAAGCAAAAGCGTTGCGCAAGATGAAGTATTATTTATTGGAAAGCATCCATGATGTGAAATATATCATCAAGCGATAA
- the tatC gene encoding twin-arginine translocase subunit TatC: protein MNDEPQPLMDHLIELRQRLIYALCGFFLMFAVCYYFSEAIFQFLVHPLANILQSKGGSRRLIYTGLTEAFLTYIKVAAFSAAFVSFPVIATQVWLFVAPGLYQNEKKIFVSLLAATPLLFFLGAAFAYFVIFPTAYQFFLSFESPGINGSLPIELEAKVNEYLSFVMRLIFAFGICFELPVILTLMASIGVVSHQSLIQRWRIAVVVIFVIAAFITPPDILSMLGLALPLIILYGLSIIMIRALENYRLRKTMNDV from the coding sequence ATGAACGATGAACCGCAACCGCTGATGGATCACCTGATCGAGCTTAGGCAAAGGCTTATCTATGCCCTGTGTGGGTTTTTTTTGATGTTTGCGGTATGTTATTATTTTTCTGAGGCGATTTTTCAGTTCTTGGTTCACCCTTTGGCAAACATCCTCCAATCAAAGGGGGGTAGCCGGCGCCTGATTTACACAGGCCTGACGGAGGCTTTTTTGACCTATATCAAGGTGGCGGCTTTCTCTGCGGCATTTGTTTCCTTTCCGGTGATTGCCACGCAAGTTTGGTTGTTTGTGGCGCCTGGTCTTTATCAAAATGAAAAAAAAATATTCGTTAGCCTTTTGGCGGCCACCCCGCTTTTGTTTTTCTTGGGAGCAGCATTTGCGTATTTTGTGATTTTTCCAACAGCGTATCAATTTTTCCTGAGCTTTGAATCACCCGGCATCAATGGAAGTCTACCCATTGAATTAGAGGCCAAAGTCAATGAATACCTGTCGTTTGTCATGCGGTTGATTTTTGCATTTGGAATTTGTTTTGAGCTGCCCGTTATCCTAACCTTGATGGCCAGCATTGGCGTCGTTAGTCATCAAAGCCTGATCCAACGGTGGCGAATTGCAGTCGTTGTGATCTTTGTCATTGCAGCCTTTATTACACCACCTGATATTTTAAGTATGTTGGGGTTAGCGTTGCCATTGATTATTCTTTACGGTTTGTCCATTATAATGATCAGGGCTTTAGAAAATTATCGATTACGAAAGACAATGAACGATGTTTGA
- the atpG gene encoding ATP synthase F1 subunit gamma translates to MKSLKALRDQIKVVHTTQKVTSAMKMVAAVKFRKNYVRVNMIRPYAAKSVQMVDDLLSQEIDTEIQSVLHVGGKGKHLILIISSDRGLCGGYNSSIAKKVRKTAQDLVDDDKPFCLSFIGHKVFTILKRDYAPLMMNLFDDSPVTKGDFTLCLAKRLAEKLIDLLDQGAIGSASIIGAQLVNTMVQKVTEVPLVPFVSSDRENHPQNSDYIILEPKTSDLIQSVLIHNLTTQIYQALLENAACEQAARMTAMDSATRNADKMAQKLRLFYNRTRQARITNELMEIISGAETS, encoded by the coding sequence ATGAAAAGCTTAAAAGCGCTTCGGGATCAAATTAAGGTTGTCCACACAACACAAAAGGTGACCTCTGCCATGAAAATGGTGGCGGCGGTAAAATTCCGGAAAAATTATGTCCGCGTAAACATGATTCGCCCATATGCGGCAAAGTCGGTCCAAATGGTTGATGATCTGCTTTCCCAGGAAATTGACACAGAAATCCAATCCGTATTGCATGTTGGCGGAAAGGGCAAGCACCTGATTTTGATCATTAGCTCCGACAGGGGATTGTGCGGTGGATACAATTCATCGATTGCAAAAAAGGTTCGAAAAACCGCCCAGGATCTTGTTGATGATGACAAACCTTTTTGTCTTTCCTTTATTGGTCACAAGGTCTTTACGATTCTAAAGCGCGACTATGCCCCGTTAATGATGAATCTGTTTGACGATAGCCCCGTAACCAAGGGGGATTTCACCCTGTGTTTAGCGAAAAGATTGGCAGAAAAATTGATTGATTTGCTGGATCAGGGCGCCATAGGGTCAGCATCGATCATTGGGGCGCAGCTGGTCAACACGATGGTTCAAAAGGTTACGGAGGTTCCTTTGGTTCCGTTTGTGTCCTCAGACAGGGAAAATCATCCACAAAATTCCGATTATATCATCCTGGAACCAAAAACATCCGATTTGATACAAAGCGTTCTGATTCATAATCTAACAACGCAAATTTACCAAGCCCTACTAGAGAACGCCGCCTGCGAACAAGCGGCGCGCATGACAGCCATGGACAGTGCCACAAGAAATGCAGATAAGATGGCCCAAAAACTTAGGCTGTTTTATAATCGAACGCGACAAGCCCGCATCACGAACGAATTGATGGAAATCATATCGGGCGCAGAGACATCATAA
- the recF gene encoding DNA replication/repair protein RecF → MQNAVSYLSLYNFRSYSSLSLSITPDPVVFVGANGAGKTNLLEALSLLAPGRGLRGVKSDEIALNGSPTAPTNPLRWAAAVTLLNDVHLSTGLELTPHGTEKRLYKIQHEPVKSQAAIAEWLTVFWLTPETDRLFLESPSVRRKFIDRLVYANDPLHATRLTRYDHALKERLQVLRQGGDPIWLTSLEENLANYGVAIAAARLELMKKLNRGQDHLHPLFPRFVSSINGDVENWLLADYAVTVESQIKEKLHQNRMIDRESGMTRLGPHRSDWNLVHLKNNRSANQCSTGEQKILILAALLSFLHDHSKNGDTQNREKLTVLLLDDVVAHLDFHHRMVLFEQIGILQNNRKEDTHEDPRGSSVHTWLTGTDPLLFEHLTGHAQFFNVHQSTVTLS, encoded by the coding sequence ATGCAAAACGCGGTTTCTTATTTATCACTTTATAATTTTCGAAGTTACTCATCGCTATCCCTATCGATAACGCCGGATCCCGTTGTGTTCGTGGGGGCAAATGGGGCGGGTAAAACGAATCTGCTAGAAGCACTTTCTTTGCTCGCGCCGGGTCGGGGGTTGCGGGGGGTAAAATCGGATGAAATCGCCCTGAATGGGTCACCTACCGCCCCAACAAATCCGTTGCGATGGGCGGCCGCCGTTACCTTGTTAAACGATGTTCATCTTTCAACGGGGCTGGAGCTCACCCCCCATGGGACAGAAAAAAGACTGTATAAAATTCAACACGAACCAGTCAAATCCCAGGCTGCCATCGCGGAATGGTTAACCGTATTTTGGTTGACGCCCGAAACCGATCGATTGTTTTTGGAATCCCCATCAGTCAGGCGAAAATTCATTGATCGCCTGGTTTACGCAAATGACCCCCTGCATGCAACACGGTTAACGCGTTATGACCATGCCCTGAAAGAACGTCTGCAAGTCCTGCGCCAAGGGGGTGACCCGATTTGGTTGACGTCCCTCGAGGAAAATCTGGCCAATTACGGCGTTGCGATTGCTGCCGCCCGTCTGGAACTGATGAAAAAACTCAATCGCGGCCAGGATCACCTGCATCCGTTATTTCCCCGATTTGTCAGCTCAATAAACGGCGACGTCGAAAACTGGCTTTTGGCTGATTATGCGGTCACGGTCGAATCACAAATAAAAGAAAAGTTACATCAAAATCGGATGATTGACCGGGAATCCGGCATGACACGCCTTGGCCCCCACCGAAGCGATTGGAATCTTGTGCATCTGAAAAACAACAGAAGCGCCAACCAATGTTCCACTGGGGAACAAAAAATTCTGATCTTGGCGGCCTTGCTATCGTTCCTTCATGATCATTCCAAAAATGGGGATACCCAAAATCGCGAAAAATTAACAGTTTTATTGCTGGATGACGTTGTTGCCCATTTAGATTTTCATCACCGTATGGTATTGTTTGAACAAATTGGGATTTTGCAAAATAACAGGAAAGAAGACACCCATGAAGATCCGCGCGGAAGTTCGGTTCATACATGGTTAACGGGAACAGATCCACTGCTATTTGAACATCTTACGGGTCACGCCCAGTTCTTTAACGTGCATCAATCAACAGTCACCTTATCTTAA
- the serS gene encoding serine--tRNA ligase, translating to MFDLRFIRNSPDLFDAGLVRRGQQPLSASILELDEQHRTFLTGLQTLQACRNQLAKDFGKTKREGGDVSALTEQSEEIKEKISELEGLVQSLEGELHTILSELPNTPALDCPDGKSEDDNIEIRRIGTPRQFAFTPLNHDELGESLGLMDFERAAKLSGARFVVLYDGLARLERALATFMLDIHTTEFGYQEVYVPLLVKDAALFGTGQLPKFQDDLFQTMIGESASGHWLIPTSEVALTNLVAGEILSEAELPLRYTAYTPCFRAEAGAAGRDTRGMIRQHQFGKVEMVSITTPEQSVAEHERMTTAAETVLQRLGLPYRVVALCTGDIGFCAEKTYDLDVWLPGQNAYREISSCSRCHTFQARRMNARYRPGGGDNKPQFVHTLNGSGVAVGRALVAIMENYQESDGSIAIPDVLVPYMGGVKKLERRQN from the coding sequence ATGTTTGACTTGCGATTTATCCGGAACTCTCCTGACTTGTTTGATGCGGGCTTGGTGCGACGTGGCCAGCAGCCTTTATCGGCGTCTATCCTTGAGCTTGATGAACAACATCGCACCTTTTTGACAGGGCTTCAAACCTTGCAAGCCTGTCGCAATCAGCTGGCCAAGGATTTTGGAAAGACAAAGCGGGAAGGGGGGGATGTATCCGCCCTAACTGAACAGAGCGAGGAAATAAAAGAAAAAATTTCCGAACTGGAGGGTCTTGTCCAATCGCTAGAAGGGGAATTACACACGATTCTGTCCGAATTGCCCAATACGCCCGCCCTTGATTGCCCTGATGGAAAGTCAGAGGATGACAATATTGAAATTCGCCGTATTGGGACCCCGCGTCAATTTGCGTTTACGCCCCTGAACCACGATGAATTGGGCGAATCCCTAGGGTTGATGGATTTTGAACGGGCGGCCAAATTGTCGGGCGCGCGTTTTGTTGTGCTGTACGATGGTCTTGCGCGATTGGAACGGGCGCTTGCGACGTTTATGTTGGACATTCACACAACTGAATTTGGCTATCAGGAAGTTTACGTGCCTCTGTTGGTTAAGGATGCTGCCCTATTTGGAACCGGGCAGCTGCCCAAGTTTCAGGATGATCTGTTCCAGACCATGATTGGGGAAAGCGCATCTGGGCATTGGCTGATCCCAACATCAGAGGTTGCCTTGACCAATTTAGTCGCTGGTGAGATTTTGTCGGAGGCTGAATTGCCCCTGCGATATACGGCCTATACCCCGTGTTTTAGGGCGGAAGCCGGCGCCGCCGGGCGTGACACGCGTGGGATGATTCGCCAACATCAGTTCGGCAAGGTTGAAATGGTCAGTATCACAACACCAGAACAATCCGTGGCTGAACATGAACGCATGACAACCGCGGCCGAAACAGTATTACAGCGTTTAGGGTTGCCATACCGGGTTGTTGCCCTGTGCACGGGGGACATTGGATTTTGCGCAGAGAAAACATATGATTTGGACGTTTGGTTGCCGGGACAAAATGCGTACCGCGAGATTTCCAGTTGTTCACGGTGTCATACGTTTCAGGCACGTCGAATGAATGCGCGGTACCGTCCAGGGGGGGGTGACAACAAGCCACAGTTTGTTCACACGCTTAATGGATCCGGCGTTGCTGTGGGGCGCGCCCTTGTCGCGATTATGGAAAATTACCAGGAATCCGATGGATCGATTGCGATTCCGGATGTTTTGGTGCCGTACATGGGCGGGGTTAAGAAATTGGAAAGACGCCAGAATTAA
- the lon gene encoding endopeptidase La has protein sequence MPHLEKGKRYPVLPLRDIVIFPQMIVPLFVGREKSVSALEEVMHTDQKQILLVTQKNAAHDAPEPDDLYRIGTIGTILQILKLPDGTVKVLVEGGPRARIVDFYGDVDYLVATAEEIKDTTRKPDELEALSRTVVSQFENYIKLNKKIPPDVLISINQIEEPTKLADTIASYFTLKIPEKQALLEMGNVNDRLKKILTFIETENNVLQVEKRIKTRVKKQMEKTQRDYYLNEQLKAIHKELGEGEDGKDELTLLEDKIKKLKLPKEAKEKANAEIKKLRAMNPTSAEATVVKTYLDWLLSVPWYARSKTKIDLQKAADILNKDHYGLEKVKERILEYLAVQSRVGKVRGQILCLVGPPGVGKTSLGKSIAEATSRNFVRVSLGGVRDESEIRGHRRTYIGSMPGRIIQGMKKAKTSNPLFLLDEIDKLGSDWRGDPSSALLEVLDPEQNSTFNDHYLEVDYDLSDVMFVTTANTLKMPQPLLDRMEIIRIPGYTEDEKLVIARQYLTPKQKTLHGLKDDELSINDDAITVLIRNYTREAGVRNLEREIANLCRKAIKEILTTQVSSISVTAETVGKYAGIPRYQYGQVESDDAIGVTTGLAWTEVGGELLSIEAVVLPGKGKPLFTGKLGDVMQESIQAALSYVRTRAFQFGLKPSIFEKRDIHIHVPEGATPKDGPSAGVAMCTSIVSAFTGIPIKRDVAMTGEITLRGHVLAIGGLKEKLLAAHRGGIKIVIIPYDNEKDLAEIPDNVKAGLTIIPVRTVDDVLKIALTRQPVPIPCDDMDESIPGSVFERAQGDDRIMSVM, from the coding sequence ATGCCCCATTTAGAAAAAGGAAAGCGATATCCCGTCCTTCCCCTGCGCGATATCGTTATATTTCCCCAAATGATTGTTCCCCTATTTGTGGGGCGGGAAAAATCCGTCAGCGCCCTAGAGGAAGTTATGCATACGGACCAAAAGCAAATCCTGCTGGTGACGCAAAAAAATGCGGCCCATGATGCCCCAGAACCGGACGATCTGTACCGGATTGGGACCATCGGTACGATTTTACAAATACTCAAGCTTCCCGATGGAACAGTCAAAGTTCTGGTCGAGGGGGGTCCCCGCGCACGAATTGTGGATTTTTATGGGGACGTAGATTATCTGGTGGCAACGGCCGAAGAAATCAAGGACACCACCCGAAAACCAGACGAGCTAGAGGCATTAAGCCGAACGGTTGTGTCGCAGTTCGAAAACTATATCAAGCTCAACAAAAAGATCCCCCCTGACGTTTTGATTTCTATCAATCAAATCGAGGAGCCAACGAAACTGGCGGACACGATCGCATCTTATTTCACGTTAAAGATCCCTGAAAAGCAGGCTCTGTTGGAAATGGGGAACGTCAATGACCGATTGAAAAAAATTCTGACATTTATTGAAACGGAAAATAATGTTCTGCAGGTTGAAAAGCGCATTAAAACGCGCGTCAAAAAACAGATGGAAAAGACCCAGCGTGACTATTATTTAAATGAACAATTAAAGGCAATTCACAAGGAACTTGGCGAGGGCGAAGACGGCAAGGATGAGCTTACCCTGCTTGAGGATAAAATTAAAAAACTGAAACTACCCAAAGAAGCAAAAGAAAAAGCAAACGCAGAAATTAAAAAACTTCGGGCGATGAATCCAACCTCGGCAGAGGCGACAGTTGTCAAAACGTACCTTGACTGGCTGCTGTCTGTTCCCTGGTACGCGCGGTCCAAGACCAAAATAGATCTACAGAAAGCAGCCGATATCCTGAACAAAGATCACTATGGATTGGAAAAAGTCAAAGAACGGATCCTTGAGTATCTGGCTGTGCAATCCCGTGTGGGCAAGGTCAGGGGGCAGATCCTGTGCTTAGTCGGCCCGCCCGGAGTTGGAAAAACATCGCTTGGCAAATCAATAGCCGAAGCCACAAGTCGGAATTTCGTTCGTGTGTCCCTGGGCGGGGTTCGCGATGAATCAGAAATCCGGGGACACCGGCGAACCTATATCGGATCCATGCCGGGTCGTATCATTCAGGGTATGAAAAAAGCCAAAACATCAAATCCACTTTTTCTGTTGGATGAAATCGATAAACTTGGCAGCGACTGGCGCGGGGATCCATCATCTGCATTGCTGGAGGTTTTAGACCCCGAACAAAACTCCACGTTTAACGATCATTATCTAGAGGTTGATTATGATTTGTCGGATGTTATGTTTGTGACGACGGCCAACACCCTGAAAATGCCGCAACCTTTGTTGGATCGTATGGAAATCATTCGAATCCCAGGCTACACAGAGGATGAGAAGCTAGTCATTGCCCGGCAGTATTTGACGCCAAAACAAAAAACCCTGCATGGCCTAAAGGATGATGAATTGTCGATCAATGACGATGCGATCACCGTTCTGATTCGAAATTACACCAGGGAGGCGGGCGTTAGAAACCTTGAGCGGGAAATCGCAAATTTGTGCCGCAAAGCAATTAAGGAAATCCTGACAACTCAGGTTTCGTCGATTTCTGTGACGGCGGAGACCGTTGGAAAATATGCGGGCATCCCCCGATATCAATATGGCCAGGTGGAATCCGATGATGCCATTGGTGTCACAACGGGCCTTGCCTGGACAGAGGTTGGCGGTGAATTGTTATCCATAGAGGCGGTCGTTTTGCCCGGTAAAGGAAAACCCCTGTTTACGGGAAAACTGGGTGATGTGATGCAGGAATCAATTCAGGCAGCCTTAAGTTATGTTCGAACGCGGGCTTTTCAGTTTGGTTTAAAACCCAGCATTTTCGAAAAGCGCGACATTCATATTCACGTACCAGAGGGCGCCACTCCAAAGGATGGCCCATCGGCTGGTGTTGCGATGTGCACGTCAATCGTTTCGGCCTTTACAGGGATTCCCATAAAGCGCGATGTTGCCATGACGGGGGAAATCACCCTACGGGGGCATGTTCTGGCAATTGGCGGATTAAAGGAAAAGTTATTGGCGGCCCACCGTGGTGGCATCAAAATCGTCATTATTCCCTATGATAATGAAAAAGATTTGGCCGAAATCCCGGATAACGTCAAAGCGGGCCTGACCATTATTCCGGTTCGAACCGTTGATGATGTTTTAAAAATTGCATTGACGCGGCAACCCGTCCCAATCCCGTGCGATGACATGGACGAATCTATCCCCGGCAGCGTGTTCGAAAGGGCGCAGGGCGATGATAGGATTATGTCTGTTATGTAA